The Pyrus communis chromosome 2, drPyrComm1.1, whole genome shotgun sequence genome includes a window with the following:
- the LOC137726456 gene encoding DEAD-box ATP-dependent RNA helicase 1, with protein MGAEEEDNQKSIPVLPWMRSPIDVSAVHECPLSLLPCIDPRLKVALEKMGISSLFPVQLAVWQETVGPGGFERDLCVNSPTGSGKTLAYALPIVQMLSKRSVKCLRALVVLPTRDLALQVKEVFAAIAPAVGLSVGLAVGQSSIADEISELINRPKLELGVRFDPDDVLPELRSSVDILVATPGRLMDHINNTKGFTLEHLCYLVVDETDRLLREAYQSWLPTVLQITRPDDESFLPCAQNFLPSPFGSLKTIRRSGLERGFKGKSYPRLVKMVLSATLTQDPSKLAQLDLHHPLFLTTGQKRYQLPEKLESYKLLCESKYKPLYLVGLLQSLGAEKCLVFTSSVESTHRLCTLLNSFDHLPFKIKEYSSLQRQSVRSKTLKAFRKGEIQVLVSSDAMTRGMDVEGVRNVINYDMPPYIKTYIHRAGRTARAGQNGCCFTLLRKEEVKRFNKLLRKAENNSCSKYSVPSSYIEPLHSIYESALEKLKETVEMETSRKRKR; from the exons ATGGGCGCCGAAGAAGAAGATAATCAGAAGAGCATACCAGTTCTGCCATGGATGCGAAGCCCAATCGATGTCAGTGCCGTCCACGaatgccctctctctctcctcccctgcATTGATCCCAG GTTGAAGGTGGCGTTGGAGAAGATGGGAATCTCTTCACTTTTCCCAGTTCAGCTTGCAGTTTGGCAGGAGACTGTTGGCCCGGGAGGTTTCGAGCGCGATTTGTGTGTTAATTCTCCAACTGGAAGTGGGAAGACTTTAGCTTATGCATTGCCAATTGTACAAATGCTGTCGAAGCGCTCTGTGAAATGTCTTCGTGCGCTCGTGGTGCTGCCGACTCGGGATTTAGCATTGCAG GTGAAAGAGGTTTTTGCTGCAATTGCACCTGCAGTGGGGTTATCTGTTGGTCTTGCAGTTGGCCAATCTTCTATAGCTGATGAAATTTCAGAGCTTATCAATAGGCCTAAGCTTGAACTGGGTGTTAGATTTGACCCTGATGATGTTTTGCCCGAGTTACGAAGTTCTGTGGACATATTGGTGGCTACCCCAGGAAGGCTAATGGACCATATAAATAACACTAAAGGATTTACACTTGAGCATCTCTGTTATCTT GTTGTTGATGAAACAGATCGATTGCTAAGGGAGGCATACCAGTCTTGGCTACCCACTGTGCTTCAAATCACTCGCCCTGACGATGAAAGTTTCCTTCCCTGTGCTCAAAATTTTCTACCTTCCCCATTTGGTTCCTTAAAAACCATAAGGAGATC TGGTCTTGAGAGGGGGTTTAAGGGTAAATCTTACCCCAGGCTTGTGAAGATGGTTCTGTCAGCCACGCTAACCCAGGATCCAAGCAAACTTGCTCAGCTAGATCTGCATCATCCTTTGTTCTTGACAACTGGACAAAAGCGTTATCAGCTTCCAGAAAAGTTAGAGTCCTACAAACTG TTATGCGAATCAAAATACAAGCCATTATATTTGGTTGGGCTCCTACAAAGTTTAGGAGCAGAGAAGTGCCTTGTTTTCACATCCTCTGTGGAGTCAACTCATCGTCTATGCACCTTATTGAACTCTTTTGATCATCTGCCTTTCAAGATTAAGGAGTATTCAAGCCTTCAACGTCAATCTGTTCGAAG CAAGACATTGAAGGCATTTCGGAAAGGGGAGATTCAAGTACTCGTTTCATCTGATGCAATGACTCGTGGAATGGATGTTGAAGGGGTGAGGAATGTCATTAATTATGATATGCCTCCATACATAAAGACATACATACACCGTGCAGGTCGGACAGCAAGAGCAGGCCAAAATGGTTGTTGCTTCACACTGTTGCGTAAAGAAGAG GTTAAGCGTTTCAACAAGCTATTACGCAAAGCTGAGAATAACTCTTGCTCTAAATACTCTGTTCCTTCTAGTTACATTGAACCACTCCACTCTATCTATGAATCTG CACTGGAGAAATTGAAAGAGACTGTTGAAATGGAAACATCCCGGAAGAGAAAGCGGTga
- the LOC137724596 gene encoding uncharacterized protein → MASRSNTGSRTRVGRYELGRTLGEGNFAKVKFARNVETGENFAIKILDKEKVLKHKMIGQIKREISTMKLIRHPNVIRMYEVMASKTKIYIVLEFVTGGELFDKIASKGRLKEDEARKYFQQLINAVDYCHSRGVFHRDLKPENLLLDVSGTLKVSDFGLSALPQQVREDGLLHTTCGTPNYVAPEVIKNKGYDGAKADLWSCGVILFVLMAGFLPFEDSNLMSLYKKIFKAEFKSPPWFSSSAKKLIKRILDPNPVTRITIAEVIENEWFKKGYKPPSFEQVDVSLDDVDSIFNESGDSQNLVVERREERNVAPVTMNAFELISTSQGLNLNSLFEKQMDLVKRETRFTSKRPANEIISKIEEAAAPLGFGVKKNNFKLKLQGEKTGRKGHLSVATEIFEVAPSLYMVEVRKSGGDTLEFHNFYKNLSTGLKDIVWKSADESRKEADGGAGASAGAGAGAGAGAGAGAGAGAGAGAGVGTVRIRIRRILSQHKGSGWVQLNALTPMKFKTRTTSIPARPSNRPTVPPKRSESTLYAPYHTRSVLAIKTHALFRILCFRKRKYCGGKSTEAMREEVISSGGNIDPAPAASSAGASSPTVPANVGSVDGSIHGQGSKGASISCVGSQPPMTSLSTSAGGGGGGSSVFGSSRLSCRPWERGDLLRRLATFKPSNWFSKPKVISSLACARRGWVNVDVDKIACESCGASLGFALLPSWTPDEVQNAGDAFVKQLDSGHKVACPWRGNSCPESLVQFPPTPQSALIGGYKDRCDGLLQFHSLPKVAASAIEQMLVSRGPQVDRFLMAGEVDFKPESIPEQESSRDGSICLYSRAQKLISLCGWEPRWLLNVQDCEEHSAQSARNGYSLGPTYAQVHLSQEPGPSKKAVSASARKDAGKSKVLVKESRRDPRSPLLDCSLCGATVRILDFLTIPRPTRFTPNNIDLPDTSKKLGFTRGASAASGISGWVSADDAEKDQTEDRDEVATTTEGKTDVDLNLTMGGGFTFNRFGRPEMSENIQDGDMGRDLMIGQPAGSEVGDRAASYESRGPSSRKRSLEIGGSSVDRPHLRTQHTDSVEGTVIDRDGDEVTDGGQYSAGPSKRARDSDMFDTYCSSGAGPSHSMGIDIYADANRVASFPQGSDQFGIHSHIDSARASSVIAMDTICHGTDDDSMESVENYPGDVDDVHFPTSSTYGNLDMNDTSELNYSNQAQQSVGFQPVADAVLGEMGVSSTNDGEEIFNTETVTAQARDGISFGISGGSVGMCASHEAEIHGADVSVHRADSVVGDVEPRTEDAENQGQTGESAPDPGLMDEIVPDEINREDPHGDSQEMLSRSVGRADSGSKIDGSTKAESVESGEKISQSFKLENSARPSLSCNANVFSNYRTTKKEVKNAGKSSFTNNCVYQESEYAVANGLGPPKGESNYEEPMEFDPIGHHNQFCPWVNGNVAAAGGSGCGSGTSADAVALCGWQLTLDALDALRSLGQDAIQTLQSESAASLYKDDHQTPSQKLLHDHSISRSQGQY, encoded by the exons ATGGCGTCGAGGTCGAACACCGGAAGCAGGACGCGGGTCGGGCGGTACGAGCTGGGTCGGACTCTCGGGGAGGGCAATTTCGCCAAGGTCAAGTTCGCTCGCAACGTCGAGACAGGGGAGAACTTCGCGATCAAAATTCTCGACAAGGAGAAGGTCCTCAAGCACAAGATGATAGGCCAG ATCAAACGAGAAATATCAACGATGAAATTAATTAGACATCCGAATGTCATTCGCATGTATGAG GTGATGGCTAGCAAGACGAAAATATACATTGTTTTGGAATTTGTGACTGGTGGAGAACTATTTGACAAAATT GCAAGTAAAGGAAGAttgaaagaagatgaagcaagAAAGTATTTTCAGCAGCTTATAAATGCTGTTGATTACTGTCATAGCAGAGGTGTTTTTCATAGGGACCTAAAG CCAGAGAATTTGCTGCTAGATGTTAGCGGGACTCTTAAGGTTTCAGATTTTGGACTGAGTGCTCTACCTCAGCAAGTGCGA GAAGATGGATTGCTTCACACAACATGTGGAACACCAAATTACGTTGCCCCTGAG gtAATCAAAAACAAAGGGTATGATGGAGCGAAAGCAGATTTATGGTCTTGTGGTGTGATTCTTTTCGTCTTAATGGCTGGGTTTTTGCCTTTTGAAGATTCCAACctcatgtcattatacaaaaag ATATTTAAGGCCGAGTTCAAAAGTCCTCCATGGTTCTCCTCGAGTGCAAAGAAGCTAATCAAGAGGATCTTGGATCCTAACCCCGTGACA AGAATTACAATTGCTGAGGTCATTGAGAATGAGTGGTTTAAGAAAGGATATAAGCCACCTAGTTTTGAACAAGTTGATGTCAGTCTTGATGATGTGGATTCTATATTCAATGAATCAGGG GATTCTCAGAACCTTGTAGTGGAGAGGCGAGAAGAGCGGAATGTGGCGCCTGTCACAATGAATGCCTTTGAGCTTATCTCTACATCCCAGGGCCTGAATCTCAATAGTCTCTTTGAGAAACAAATG GATCTTGTTAAACGAGAAACAAGGTTCACATCCAAACGTCCTGCTAATGAGATAATTTCTAAAATTGAGGAAGCTGCGGCACCTTTGGGATTTGGTGTGAAGAAAAATAACTTCAAG TTGAAGCTGCAAGGTGAAAAAACTGGACGTAAAGGCCATTTATCCGTTGCAACAGAG ATTTTTGAGGTGGCCCCCTCACTGTACATGGTTGAGGTTCGCAAGTCCGGGGGAGACACTCTGGAATTTCACAAT TTCTACAAAAACCTGTCGACGGGGCTGAAGGATATAGTCTGGAAATCAGCAGATGAATCAAGGAAGGAAGCAGATGGCG GTGCAGGTGCAAGTGCAGGTGCTGGTGCTGGTGCTGGTGCTGGTGCAGGTGCAGGTGCTGGTGCTGGCGCTGGCGCTGGTGCTGGTGTTGGTACCG TAAGGATTAGGATCAGGAGAATCCTCTCTCAGCATAAAGGGAGTGGGTGGGTCCAACTCAACGCCCTGACTCCAATGAAATTCAAAACCCGAACCACTAGCATCCCCGCCCGCCCATCGAACCGACCCACAGTTCCACCGAAAAGGAGTGAGAGTACCCTTTACGCGCCATACCACACGCGTTCGGTACTCGCTATAAAAACGCACGCACTCTTTCGTATTCTCTGCTttcgaaaaagaaaatattgtgGGGGAAAATCAACCGAAGCTATGAGGGAGGAGGTCATCAGCTCCGGAGGGAACATTGATCCTGCTCCTGCTGCCAG TTCGGCGGGGGCATCATCGCCTACTGTTCCGGCAAACGTGGGCAGTGTGGATGGGTCTATTCATGGACAAGGCTCTAAAGGAGCATCTATATCTTGTGTTGGTTCGCAACCCCCGATGACTTCTTTGAGCACCAGTGCTGGAGGAGGTGGTGGGGGTAGCTCTGTTTTCGGATCATCAAGACTGTCGTGTAGACCTTGGGAAAGAGGGGACTTACTGCGCCGCTTGGCTACTTTTAAACCGTCAAATTGGTTTTCGAAGCCCAAG GTCATCAGTTCACTGGCATGTGCTCGGAGAGGTTGGGTGAATGTTGATGTTGATAAAATTGCATGTGAATCATGCGGCGCATCCCTTGGTTTTGCTTTGTTGCCATCTTGGACTCCTGATGAAG TTCAAAATGCGGGGGATGCCTTTGTAAAGCAGCTGGATTCCGGTCACAAAGTTGCTTGTCCTTGGAGAGGAAACAGCTGCCCCGAAAGCCTGGTGCAATTCCCTCCTACCCCTCAGTCCGCTTTAATTGGGGGGTACAAGGATAGATGTGATGGACTTTTGCAATTCCACTCTCTACCTAAGGTAGCTGCATCTGCAATTGAGCAAATGTTGGTTTCTCGGGGTCCGCAGGTTGATCGCTTTCTTATGGCAGGGGAAGTAGATTTTAAACCAGAAAGTATACCAGAACAGGAAAGCTCCCGAGATGGATCAATCTGTTTATATTCTCGT GCTCAGAAACTTATAAGTCTTTGTGGATGGGAACCAAGATGGCTTTTAAATGTGCAAGACTGTGAAGAACATTCTGCCCAATCAGCTAGAAATGGATATTCTCTTGGGCCGACGTATGCCCAGGTCCATCTTTCACAAGAACCTGGACCAAGCAAGAAAGCAGTCTCTGCTTCTGCTAGAAAAGATGCTGGAAAGAGCAAAGTGTTGGTTAAGGAATCGAGACGTGATCCCAGATCACCTTTACTAGATTGCAGCTTATGTGGAGCTACAGTTAGAATATTGGATTTCTTAACCATTCCTCGACCTACACGATTTACTCCTAATAACATTGATCTTCCCGACACAAGCAAAAAATTGGGATTTACACGTGGCGCAAGTGCAGCCAGTGGAATTAGTGGTTGGGTTTCTGCTGATGATGCTGAGAAAGACCAAACTGAAGACCGTGATGAAGTAGCAACAACAACTGAGGGGAAAACAGATGTTGATTTGAATCTTACAATGGGAGGGGGTTTTACTTTTAATCGGTTTGGCAGACCAGAAATGTCTGAAAACATTCAGGATGGAGATATGGGGAGGGATCTGATGATTGGGCAACCTGCAGGCAGCGAGGTTGGTGATCGAGCCGCTTCATATGAATCAAGGGGTCCCAGTTCTCGTAAGCGGAGTTTGGAAATAGGAGGCAGTTCTGTTGATAGGCCTCATTTAAGGACGCAGCACACTGATAGTGTTGAAGGAACTGTCATTGATCGTGATGGTGATGAAGTTACAGATGGCGGACAATACTCAGCTGGGCCTTCAAAACGTGCTCGTGATTCAGATATGTTCGATACATACTGTTCCTCTGGTGCTGGTCCCAGTCATTCAATGGGTATTGATATTTATGCTGATGCTAATAGAGTTGCTTCGTTTCCGCAAGGTAGCGACCAATTTGGAATCCATTCACATATCGATTCAGCACGTGCATCTTCAGTCATTGCAATGGATACAATCTGTCATGGCACAGATGACGACTCTATGGAAAGTGTTGAAAATTATCCAGGAGATGTTGATGATGTTCATTTCCCCACTTCTAGTACATATGGAAATCTGGACATGAATGATACATCAGAATTGAATTACAGTAATCAAGCTCAGCAGAGCGTTGGTTTTCAACCTGTGGCTGATGCAGTTCTTGGGGAAATGGGTGTTAGTAGTACAAATGATGGGGAGGAAATTTTTAACACAGAAACTGTGACTGCTCAGGCCAGGGATGGTATTAGTTTCGGGATTAGTGGCGGAAGTGTCGGAATGTGTGCTAGTCATGAAGCAGAGATTCATGGTGCTGATGTATCTGTCCATAGAGCAGATAGTGTAGTTGGCGATGTGGAACCTAGAACAGAAGATGCTGAAAATCAGGGCCAGACAGGTGAATCTGCCCCAGATCCTGGACTAATGGATGAAATTGTCCCTGATGAAATAAATAGGGAAGATCCCCATGGTGATAGCCAGGAGATGCTGTCTCGATCTGTGGGGAGGGCTGATAGTGGCTCAAAGATTGATGGTTCTACTAAGGCTGAATCTGTGGAAAGTGGTGAAAAGATTAGTCAAAGCTTCAAGCTAGAGAACAGTGCCCGCCCTTCTCTTTCATGCAATGCTAATGTCTTCTCCAATTATAGAACAACCAAGAAGGAGGTTAAAAATGCTGGCAAATCTTCATTTACGAACAATTGTGTGTACCAAGAATCAGAGTATGCTGTTGCCAACGGGCTAG GACCTCCAAAAGGTGAAAGCAATTATGAAGAACCTATGGAATTTGATCCAATTGGCCATCACAACCAATTCTGCCCCTGGGTCAATGGGAATGTTGCTGCCGCTGGCGGTAGTGGCTGTGGTTCTGGTACCAGTGCTGATGCTGTTGCACTTTGTGGTTGGCAGCTAACCTTAGATGCCCTTGATGCTCTGCGTTCACTGGGGCAGGATGCTATTCAGACATTACAGTCCGAGTCAGCGGCATCTTTATACAAG GATGATCACCAAACCCCTAGCCAGAAACTCCTTCACGACCACTCTATAAGTCGAAGCCAGGGGCAATATTGA
- the LOC137726418 gene encoding transcription termination factor MTEF1, chloroplastic-like — protein sequence MPVSAAAALQSSLCFSSNNPSSSSDLDTQLAAKPKSLLHKHPLYTPTHTKLSLQFKEKILCLEIMGVDAGKALSQNPNLHSATLDSIHSIISFLHSKGIHQKDLAKIFGMCPSILTSSIKSDLHPVFAFLSQDLKVPDCYFRRVINKCPRLLASSVKDQLKPALLYLQSLGFKDLNALAYHDPVLLVSNVERTLIPKLEYLEGLGFPREETLGMVLRCPGLLTFSIENNFKPKFDYFSVEMGKGLEELKGFPQYFTFSLEKRIKPRHMEVVERGVELPLPLMLKSTDEEFRELLRELGDGG from the coding sequence ATGCCAGTTTCAGCAGCTGCAGCTCTGCAGTCATCTCTCTGCTTCTCTTCTAACAATCCCTCATCTTCTTCTGATTTGGACACCCAATTGGCTGCAAAACCCAAAAGCCTGCTCCACAAGCATCCTCTCTACACACCCACCCACACCAAACTCTCCCTCCAATTCAAAGAGAAGATCCTCTGCCTTGAAATCATGGGAGTCGATGCAGGCAAAGCCCTCTCCCAAAACCCCAATCTCCACTCAGCGACTCTCGACTCCATCCACTCCATAATCTCCTTCCTCCACTCCAAAGGCATCCACCAAAAGGACCTGGCCAAGATCTTTGGGATGTGCCCCAGCATCCTCACCTCCAGCATCAAGTCCGACCTCCACCCAGTTTTCGCCTTCCTCTCCCAAGACCTAAAAGTCCCGGATTGCTACTTCAGAAGGGTCATCAACAAGTGCCCCAGATTGCTTGCTTCAAGTGTGAAGGACCAGCTCAAACCGGCACTTCTTTACCTCCAGAGCCTTGGGTTCAAAGACCTAAATGCACTAGCCTACCATGACCCTGTGCTGCTGGTTTCCAATGTGGAGAGGACATTGATTCCCAAGCTGGAGTACTTGGAGGGTTTGGGATTCCCAAGGGAGGAGACTCTGGGGATGGTGCTGAGGTGCCCTGGACTGCTGACCTTCAGCATTGAGAACAACTTCAAGCCAAAATTCGACTACTTTTCGGTGGAGATgggaaaagggttggaggaatTGAAGGGGTTTCCGCAGTATTTTACGTTTAGTTTGGAGAAGAGGATAAAGCCGAGGCACATGGAAGTTGTGGAGAGGGGAGTGGAATTGCCTTTGCCATTGATGCTTAAGAGCACTGATGAGGAGTTTAGGGAGTTGCTCAGGGAATTAGGGGATGGAGGATGA
- the LOC137724597 gene encoding solanesyl diphosphate synthase 3, chloroplastic/mitochondrial-like, which produces MGEPLDPSSLVSDELSIIANRLRAMVVSEVPKLSSAAEYFFKMGVEGKRFRSTVLLLMSTALNITVPEPPTELQEALSTELRAMHITVPEPPTELQEALSTELRARHTTVPEPPTELQEALSTELRARQQRIAEITEMFHVASLLHDDVLDDADTRRGVGSVNREMGNKLAVLAGDFLLSRACVALASLRSTEVVSLMSRVVEHLVTGETMQMTTTSDQRFSMEYYMQKTYYKTASLISNSCKSVAVLAGHPTEVAALAYEYGKNLGLAFQLIDDVLDFTGTSASLGKGSLSDIRHGIVTAPMLFAMEEFPQLRTVVEQGLDNNPANIELALNYLGRSRGIRKTRELATKHANLAAAAIKSLPKSEDENVRKSRTALIDLTQVVITGTKKRDAPS; this is translated from the exons ATGGGA GAACCGCTTGACCCATCCTCACTTGTTTCCGATGAGCTGTCGATCATTGCTAACAGGCTGCGGGCGATGGTAGTTTCTGAG GTCCCTAAGCTTAGCTCCGCTGCCGAGTACTTCTTTAAAATGGGAGTGGAAGGAAAGAGGTTTCGTTCCACG GTCTTATTGCTGATGTCAACCGCGTTGAATATCACTGTACCTGAACCTCCTACGGAGCTGCAAGAG GCTTTGTCAACAGAGCTACGCGCAATGCATATAACTGTACCTGAACCTCCTACGGAGCTGCAAGAGGCTTTGTCAACAGAGCTACGTGCAAGGCATACCACTGTACCTGAACCTCCTACGGAACTGCAGGAGGCTTTGTCAACAGAGCTACGCGCAAGGCAACAACGTATAGCAGAAATCACAGAGATGTTTCAT GTGGCAAGCCTTCTACACGATGATGTATTGGATGATGCAGACACAAGGCGTGGTGTTGGTTCAGTAAATCGTGAAATGGGAAATAAG TTGGCTGTTTTAGCAGGGGATTTTCTGCTTTCCCGAGCCTGTGTCGCACTTGCCTCCTTGAGAAGCACAGAG GTTGTATCATTAATGTCAAGGGTGGTTGAGCATCTTGTGACAGGTGAAACCATGCAAATGACTACCACATCTGATCAACGCTTTAG CATGGAATATTATATGCAAAAGACTTATTACAAGACTGCATCACTGATTTCAAATAGTTGCAAATCAGTTGCCGTTCTAGCTGGGCATCCAACCGAAGTTGCTGCGTTAGCTTATGAATATGGAAAAAATCTG GGATTGGCATTTCAATTAATAGATGATGTCCTTGATTTTACGGGCACATCAGCTTCACTTGGAAAGGGATCTTTATCTGACATCCGCCAT GGCATTGTAACTGCTCCAATGTTGTTTGCCATGGAAGAGTTTCCTCAGTTGCGTACAGTTGTTGAACAGGGCCTTGATAACAACCCTGCAAATATTGAACTC GCTCTCAACTACCTCGGTAGGAGCCGTGGAATACGTAAGACAAGGGAGCTAGCCACAAAACATGCAAACCTTGCCGCAGCAGCAATCAAATCTCTGCCCAAGAGCGAAGACGAGAATGTCAGAAAATCGAGGACGGCACTCATAGATCTCACCCAGGTAGTCATTACAGGAACCAAGAAAAGGGACGCCCCTTCTTGA
- the LOC137724598 gene encoding transcription termination factor MTEF1, chloroplastic-like, with product MGVLGDKMILLTSSGKDQLRPALLHLQRLGFNDLISLAYHDPVLPVSNVETTLVPKLEYLEGLGFLREETLGMVLRCPGLLTFSIKNNFKPKFEYFSVEMGKGLEELKGFHIILRLVWRRG from the exons ATGGGCGTGCTTGGGGACAAAATGAT ATTGCTTACTTCAAGTGGGAAAGACCAGCTCAGACCAGCACTTCTTCACCTCCAGAGACTTGGGTTCAACGACCTAATTTCCCTGGCCTACCATGACCCTGTGCTGCCGGTTTCCAATGTAGAGACGACATTGGTTCCCAAGTTGGAGTACTTGGAGGGTCTGGGATTCCTAAGGGAGGAGACTCTGGGGATGGTGCTCAGGTGCCCTGGATTGCTGACCTTCAGCATTAAGAACAACTTCAAGCCAAAATTCGAGTACTTTTCGGTAGAGATGGGGAAAGGTTTGGAGGAGTTGAAGGGTTTCCACATCATTTTACGTTTAGTTTGGAGAAGAGGATAA